Proteins encoded within one genomic window of Opitutales bacterium:
- a CDS encoding exosortase-associated EpsI family protein, giving the protein FAVFAAVRPQPEPSITQPLDSLIPRDLPGWTVKDLPLAETEELRGRVEEILDFDDYVSRVYTRGSTQLILYIAYWKPASTTMVNVQKHTPDSCWVLNGWEKTEAEEPINIGEVMARHPSQYRIFEKNGQEQSVVFWHVIGDRGFIQPEDKGFGYLTWHYLTEFGTSQKAEQFFVRISSNREIRNVLKDPSTYPLLSILDDIM; this is encoded by the coding sequence GCTTCGCAGTCTTCGCCGCGGTGCGACCCCAGCCCGAGCCCTCGATTACCCAACCCCTCGACAGCCTCATCCCGCGTGACCTCCCCGGCTGGACCGTAAAGGACCTCCCCCTCGCCGAGACCGAAGAGCTCCGCGGGCGCGTCGAAGAAATCCTCGACTTCGACGACTACGTCAGCCGCGTCTACACCCGCGGCAGCACCCAGCTCATCCTCTACATTGCCTATTGGAAACCTGCATCAACCACGATGGTCAATGTGCAAAAACACACGCCTGACTCCTGCTGGGTACTCAACGGCTGGGAAAAAACCGAAGCGGAAGAGCCGATCAATATTGGGGAAGTAATGGCAAGGCATCCATCCCAGTATCGGATTTTCGAAAAGAACGGTCAGGAACAGTCCGTTGTTTTTTGGCACGTCATCGGGGATCGTGGATTTATCCAACCAGAGGACAAAGGCTTTGGATACCTCACGTGGCACTATCTTACTGAGTTCGGAACGTCACAGAAAGCGGAACAGTTTTTCGTCAGAATTTCGTCGAATCGAGAAATTCGAAATGTCCTGAAAGATCCTTCCACCTACCCTCTCTTAAGTATCCTTGATGATATAATGTAA